One genomic window of Metopolophium dirhodum isolate CAU chromosome 4, ASM1992520v1, whole genome shotgun sequence includes the following:
- the LOC132942841 gene encoding deoxyuridine 5'-triphosphate nucleotidohydrolase, which translates to MPSPMKKVRKCTEENVLAFSKLSEHGFQPTKGSEHAAGYDLRSAYSYVVKAHGKELIKTDIQIKVPQGTYGRVAPRSGLAWKNFIDVGAGVIDSDYRGNVGVILYNHSDDDFVVNKGDRVAQLICEMIVYPEVVEFKTLDETNRGEGGFGSTGTN; encoded by the exons ATGCCCAGCCCCATGAAGAAAGTACGCAAATGCACCGAAGAAAACGTTTTGGCTTTCTCCAAACTCTCCGAACATGGTTTCCAGCCCACCAAGGGTAGCGAACACGCGGCCGGTTACGACCTGAGGAG TGCCTATTCATATGTTGTGAAAGCCCACGGAAAAGAGCTGATCAAAACCGACATCCAGATTAAAGTGCCCCAAGGTACCTATGGCCGTGTCGCTCCACGTTCTGGTCTTGCTTGGAAAAATTTCATTGATGTTGGTG CTGGTGTGATTGACAGTGATTATAGAGGAAACGTTGGTGTTATACTATACAACCATTCTGATGATGACTTCGTAGTAAATAAGGGCGATAGAGTTGCACAACTTATCTGCGAGATGATAGTTTATCCAGAAGTAGTAGAGTTTAag ACATTGGATGAGACAAATCGAGGTGAAGGTGGTTTTGGATCTACAGGCACTAATTAA